The window atgaggataatGTAGAAAGGAAGAGCATAATTTTAAGAACATCAAAAATCATGTGcaggattattttttttatatgctaAAGGTGTTAACAATCATAATTTGGGGGGAGTGTTTATTCAAAATTAGTGGTGGTGTTTGTATTGTTTAGTGAAACCTTGAAGAAAGTAAAGCAAAATGGAAGGGAACCTCTTCTGTTAAAGTTTTAACAGAGCTAAATGGTGTTAAGAGAGGTTTATCATATTAAATTACTAAAATTGAAATAAAGGGAGGTTAGTGTATGGTAAAAATTATGCAGGGGAAGTCAATATTGAGTTTTAAAATAGAGGGGGCGTGATTGACATTTAGACATAACTCAACGGTGGTGAGTGTAATTTTCCTAAtacataaatattaataaaaaaatttataatataaataactACAACACAATTATCAACTTATAATAaatcacaaatttaaaataaaatatttgatacaAGAATCAAAAATTgagtataaaataaatttatcaattatatcactttaaaaaattacattaatattactataaaaaaatatagaaaatattttaaataaaatcttaAAAAGTATATTGTTGAATATAAAATATTTGggtgaatgaaaaatgaaaatgaaataaatattgttAAATTGTTAAAATAACCAAATGCTAAAGAAGTGTAGGCTGAAAAAAAGACAAGTTTGGTCATCCAGTCATCCATCCTAGTTTCCTTAATCCCAACAAGGTAGGAACTGATAAGTTTTTATGATACTCTTtccgttcctttttaattgtcacacttgttaaaaaaatttgtttctatTTAATTGTCACTTTATAGATATAAGATCAATTATACCCTTGCTTTTTTTATAGAAAAGCGAAACGGTGGGCTCTGAATAAAGATAAAGAAGGTgaatatttttgttctttttggtTGTCTTGGTTATAGAAATTTTGGCAAGTGTGacaattaaaaaggaacggagggagtatattcaTAGGATTAATCAAATCACATGGGACTAATAACTGCATGAGCATGACAGAATGATTTTCAAACATAGATACAAATATTAGGCCATTGTTATTAAGAAAATAACACTGGTTATAGCAAAACGAGTAAATAGTTTTGATATTAATGTCAGTACTCTTTTTATGTAAAGTCGTTATAAATTTATTGTCATTTGACACATCACATGTTCATTCTTCGTTTTCCAAACTAATCTTACATTCAGAAATTCCATACGGTTCACTTTGACTAGCTAGTTATAGCAAAGCGTGTAAAATATTTTGTATGTCAATGTCAGAACTCTTTTTTATGTAAAGTCCTTATAAACTTATTTGTCAAGTTCTTCACTTTCACAAAGCACACATTCATTCTTCATTTTCCAAACTAATCTTACGTTCAGAAATTCAAAGCATTGAACCTTCCACTCATACTGTTTTCTAGGGGTGGACAACAACCGATGACCCAGCCCAGCCCGAGGTAaccggaaaaaaaaaagaagtttggGCGGATTCAAACGGGCTACCGGTTTAACGGGTCCAATAAGCAGGTTGGGTTGGGTTAGTATGGGCGGATTCGGATTCTAAAACTAGAACCGTGGGTATCCTAACCCGCCCGATTTGTTAACATAAACTATTTGGGAGAGCTTATAGAAACAACTTATACATGCATAAGTTGTTTTGAGCTTATATATTGTAACAACTTATCCCTATTATCTCTATTCTTCCAGCGGGTTAACCAATGTTTGCGTGATGCCTGCCATCATGCTGATCTAGATGGATGCATGGATTTGATTGATTGTGCTTATAAAGGGGATATATTGGCTAAGTGGATTAATGATAAGGGCGCTGATGCTTGTTTGAATTCCTCATCTGATGCTTTTTCTTATGGAATCTATACCTATGCTGTGCCACTTACAACAGAAACTAGGGTGATCAACAAATATGTGTACGCATTGTTTTGGGGATTCCAGGTatgcattttgtttttttttttgttttctcccCTTAGTTGTATTGTAAGTATATATATTTTGTCCTATAATATTGATCTTTGAAGATTCAAATGGGCTTAATAGAATGTTACTTCTTTAAAGATAAAGGGCTCAGTAACATATCTTCTTAAATGAACAACATAGTAAAAGAAAGCTATGAAGATAAACAATGTAATTTAATATGAAGACTTTTGTGCAAAAGTtaatagggttaatagtagttcggccccctgtaatgttagcgaattttgcttttcccccctccctaccttttggcaacggttttttcaaaaaaaccgttgccataacctgcctttggcaacggtagggggtaaaccgaaacacgctcatattacaggggggtaaactactattaacccaagTTAATATTGATGTGTCGTAACCAATTATGGttgatgatataaaaaataaggttttataACTAAAAGTCTTGTTATTTTGACACAAAATGGAATGGAACAACAAAATTGAAAAACAATTTGGATGGTTAATGCAATTCAAATATAATGGTTAATTACATTTAGTTGATCATTAGTAGATGTACCAAAGTGTCTTAGTTCATTAACCATCCACAAAGCACATTAACCATGTCTCTGAATGTTATTAACCACAATTTTCAGGTGtatatttgaaaacaaattatggttaatagATATCATGTATATTTGAAAACTTGAAAACCATATGCATATTTGAACATGATTCAGATGGTTATAGTGGATATCATGTTTGTTTGAACATCTATAAATCATGGTTAATGATGTTCAAATTAGTGGTTAACAATGTTTAGTAGACGACAATATGTGATTCCTTAAATTTATTAACCAGTTATTTAGTGTAATTAACCACGTATTTGAATGACCTTAACCACGCAAATTGTTATCAACTTTTGTTTTCAAGTTTGTGTTGAATTATCAAGTGGTCTCTAACCTCAAATgctaatttgaattttgaaccaaCACTAAAGGCACATGACTTACCAAATATTAATATGTGATTTTTATTACAGCAAATCAGTACTTTGGCTGGTAACCTAGTCCCAAGCTATTTTGTGTGGGAAGTCCTCTTTACAATGTCCATCATTGGATTAGGACTCTTGCTTTTTGCGCTTCTCATTGGAAACATTCAGAACTTTCTTCAAGCTCTTGGACGGaggtaaaacttttttttcttagtTTATGTGCATGTGAATTGTTGGCAACAACGATGCTTGCTTGTCATTTGTTTAGTTCTCGCACCTCTTATGTTTGATTTTACCTACTATGTGATTcatattatcattattaataGAACCTTGTTATTGATATTCTGATGAGTTTCTATCTTAGGATTCTGACAAACTCAGTATATTTTGTTCCATCTTGCTTACAGGAGGCTGGAAATGCAGCTTAGAGGTCGTGATGTTGAACAATGGATGAGTCACCGTCGCTTACCAGAACATCTCAAAAGGTATGAAATGTTTTAATTCTTTAAACTAATCACAACGATATTGCCGAAAACGCATCCATCAAATAATGAATTAAGCATAATGCACCAATGATGGATTCTATGTCTCATGCAGGAGAGTTCGGCAGGCTGAACGGTATACTTGGGCTGCAACAAGAGGTGTTCCTGAAAAAATGGTTTTGGAGAATTTGCCAGAAGATCTCGTGACAGACATACGACGTCATCTcttcaagtttgttaataaagTATGCATTCAAACATTTAAAAGAAGTTCATGATTACTCTTTAAGTggattttgtttatttgatttaaattttacGTTAACTTCAAAACCTTGCTTATGATGTTTTAAATAAAAGTATCTTTTCCCTATTTGTCTACCACTATCCAATCTAAATTGAATGCAGAAATTTTTCTGATGCCAAAACTTTTATGCACAGTGACTTGAAACTAAACAATGACACATCAAACCAATTATATTAAACAAGTCCGGATGCTCTTTTTACAGGTTCGTATTTTTTCCCTGATGGATGAGGATGAGCCTATCTTAGACGCCATTCGTGAGCGACTAGTACAAACGACATACATCAAAGGAAGTAAAATTTTGAGTCAGGGCGGTCTAGTGCAGAAAATGGTGTTTATCGTGCGAGGAAAATTGGAGAGCATTGGAGAAGATGGAATTCCGGTTCCATTAACTGAAGGGGATGCATGTGGCGAAGAACTTTTAAGATGGTATCTTGAACAATCTTCTGAAAGCAAAGGTAACACTATACTTGATATAATGATAACTTGCCTCAAAAGTAGCTGTATTCGGTGACGCAgccttaataaaaaaaaagaagagaaaatgcaTGTTTCATCGTGATTTATTTTATTAGAACTAGAGAGGCTAGCGAGAGTTCAGTTAGCTTAGTTTTTTaatcttctcttaagctctaTATAAAGAGCAAAgtgtaataatttttattttatcttttatctaTTAATATGGATTCAAAGGAATTTTTCTCGAGAATCCACAGAAGAACTCGATCAGGGGTCTCTATAGATCTCATGCTTATTTTACTCATGAGATGAATCTTCGTCATGTGATTTCTAACACAGTTTAAATTGCAGAAGGTAAAAAAGTGAAGTTTCACGGACAAGGGTTGACTAGTGATAGAACGGTAAGATGCTTGACTAATGTTGAGGCATTTTCACTCCGCTCTAAAGACATTGAAGAAGTCACAACTCTTTTCGCAAGATTCTTGAGGAGCCCTCGTGTTCAAGGAGTCATAAGGTTATTCATTTACTCATTCATTCCACTTCATCATATCTTCACGCTTTTATGATTCAACTGCACGGTCTTTCATGAATTATGAAGAATATCCATTCTCTAAACCATGGTTGTGACATTGATTTGATGATTGTGTTATGTTAGGTATGAATCGCCTTATTGGAGATCACTTGCAGCAAACAGAATTCAGGTGGCATGGAGATACAGGAAGAAGCGTCTAAGTAGAGCTAATACTACAAAATGATTATCAAACATAAAACTCATAAGCTTGCTGTGTGCTCTTTTGTTTGATTCACTGCATTGAATCCTTGGAATATAATAGTGGCATATGCTGATAGGAAGTTATTAAGTAGGTTCCATAAAATGATTTTGTTCTATATGTAAATAAATCCTTAAACTCATCATGATAAATATATACATGAAGATTTTGATTTaaggaataaaaaaaaaatctgaatTTGAAGTATTATCAACATCTGTTGTATTAGTAAtcctttacaatttttttttttttttgacaaaagtaATCCTTTACAATTAAAAACGAAAAACTATAACTTGAAAAAGATCCAATTATGGCCCAATCCACATTAATTATGCCTTCAAACTTCGCctttttattaatttctttaGAAGTTTTCAGTACTTTAAAAGAAATTACATGGAAGAAGGGAGGGAGGGTGTACCTTAAAGACAGAAAAAGTGTGCAAATATTCTGCAGCAGAGCTATTATTTCAAACAATTTGGTGgttcaattcaattttaaattagaTTTTTAATAGATAAAAATTATGGGTTCAGTTCCATTTGAACGAGACATATCATATCATGATACTTATTCATATGTGTAAATATAGAGttgatataagaaaataaaaatctaaataagtagaaaaatttgtaaaaaaattaggttaaaataaatttaaaaaatattttaaatttaataacttaatttattatctatttaataatacttttaataaaaataataataaatttattaaattttaaaatattatttaaaataaaattaaaaaaatacaacttTAAAATTATCTATATTAAATGAGGACTTTAGTTATTATGAGAAGGACACCGCGTACACAGGACATCCAACCACATGTAGAGTAAAATACTCAGTTGACTTTCCTTTCCACATCTATATCGGGGTCTTTAAAACAACTACACTTGATCGCGATCTATTTATCATGTAACAAGCAATTTTCACAACTTCTGCCCAGGACGACTTGGCTAATATTGTAGTTTGCAACATAGCTCTAGTCCTTTCTAGGAAAGTTTTATTCATCTGCTCTGCTACACCATTCTGCTGAGGTGTATGAGCAAATGTAAATTGCCTCATTATACCATCTTCCTTGCAAAATGCCAGAAATTCACCGTCTGTATATTCTCCTCCATTGTTTGTCTTCAAACACTTAATCTTATTTCCAGTTTCAAGCTCAACCAGTGCTTTGAAATGCTTAAATTTTGAAAACACATCTGACTTCTTCTTGAGAGAAAACATTGGAATGTGAgttgttttttttgaaatttctttttagTGATGAGAGAAAACGTGATATTGTTGATGGTGTGGTCCCACTTGGCTTGATAGCTTCATAATGACAATGCGGCTTAGTCACCCTTCAATTATACATGACACCCCCCAAACCTatgaaaagttcaaaatattcaaCTATTTTTCATTACCACATATTTCCAAATATACATGAGGCATCATAGATTTCAAATTTTTGGATGATACCTGAAATTTTGAGGTCATACCGGATATTTTGCGAAAACAAGTAAGATTTCCGGTATTCTACCAGAAATTTCAACATTTACAGTATAttctaccgaaaatttcaaaatttacggTATTTTCtattggaaattttgaaatttttggtattttCATTAACTTATTATCATACcggtatttctatttttttaatgctatttttcttatatttttaaattttgcagTGAGGACTAGAGGCAGAGACGGTTCTGTTGCGGGATGGGCCATAGATAGAGCAGTTACTCTTGCTCGAGTTGCTGATGAGGTGTAGGTCTCAGAGTTACGTGTTGGACTTCTTCCTCCGACTGATTCTAACTAGAAATGAATGGCAGAGCAGCAGGCGCGGAGGGGATTCCGCGCATCTCGCTGCCAAACTGGTAGAGTATCCACTACTGTGGAGGAGTAGGTGGCAGCGGTTGAGAAGCCAGTTCTTGAGGTTGGGGAGCCGTGGCTGTTGCTCGGGAGCCGGTGGCTGATGTTCGGGAGCCGGTGGCTGTGGTTGAGGAGCGTCCGGTTGGGGTTGAGAAGCCAGTGGTTGTGGCTAAGGTTAAGGTGGCTAGTGATCTGGTAGATCATGAGCGGGTGGTGCAGGATATAAACACTACCACCGGTGCATTTACGGAGCCATTAGTACACACTGATGGAGCTTTCCAAGGACCTTCTGATAGGTTCGTGTTGACGGGATACGCTGACCATGTCGCTTATAGGATATGGCAGGGCGAGGTATGTAACATTGCTTAATTTTTATTACGCAATTTGATTTATACTAATGTTTGAATTTAAATTACGCAATTTGACTTATACTAATGTGTCttaattctatttttttgttaCAATAGCGTCCAGTGCTGAAGGTCGCTTCTCACAGATCAAAGTTGAAGAACTTCCCCGAGAGACTGATGCCTAAGTAGGTGAGGAGGATAGTTCGGGACTTCCATCTGATGGACTTTGCTAGATGCTCCTTGAGGATGTTGGATGCCTCTCTGTTATCAGCATTTGTTGAGAGGTGGAACCCGAAGACATCATCCTTCCATCTTCcatttggggagatgacgatgACTCTGGATGAAGTACATTCTCTATTTCACCTATCGATTGCTGGTATGTTTTTCACATCAATTCATAGGGACCAGGCGACGGCAGTGCACATGGTGATGAAGGCTTCTGAGATTGATGAGGTGGTTGTGCTTAAGAAGTTTGGTGAGACTTGGGGCTTTTACCTTAGTATGTCGTGGAGGGCCTatgtagattttttttttatgattgtatTGTTTGTATATTTTGTACGAACATATTTTTAATTGCATAATATTTTTTGCTAGTATATGTTTCgagtatataaataaaataacatcaataacaaacaaacatagttaacaaacatcGGATGACAAACAAGATATATATACAGTACTCcaaaacatgaaaacctaggcaCTAACGGATGACTCTGGACGTTCCAGACACTTCATTATGCCGTCCACAGATCTTTGGATATGCACATCAAATTTGATCGGACCTTTGGTTATCCAACAGCGAAATAATTTCCACATggccttcacatcttcatcattctttaactcaattaagttgtatttcacccttccatttgtATGAAGTCCTTCCGAAACTCGATCTTTGTCACCTTTATGTTATCAGAATTAGGCAGCAAATTGTTCAACGTTTCTTTTAATGTGGCAAAGGATTCAGCGTCATCTGAACAGCAGGCTTACGGCCATTGAAAAACACAAACTTTAATCAAATACTGACGAAGAGGCATTTTGTTGAGATATTTTATCCAATAACCATAACAGCCATATTTATGCAAATGGTGGTGCATTCTAGACCACACAAATGTGTCAGAGCAACCAGGATCCTCCAAAAGTGTCGACAAAATCTCAACCGTTGAAAAAACCAACAATTGAATTATACCACAAATTTTAGTTATAATGAAATTTCCGGTACTctctgaaaattttaaatttacggATACCGGAAATTTCATTATAACTAAAATTTCTGGTATGATGTACCCGAAATTTATTTATAACTGAAAATTCCTGTATGTAGTACCAGAAATTTGACATGATATACCGGAAATTCTTTGGAACTCAACATATCTCAGCAGgggtaaaattgaattaaaaaatatgGGCGGTGGGGGGGGGGGGTGCCATGTATAATATGAGGGGTGACAAGTAGATTTCTCCTAACTTTCTCTCGATAAAAATGGCTTGGAGCAAAAATTTTGGACTAAAATGGACCtctttttatttacaaaacactcctaaaaaaataaattaaaacacaaagagaaacaaaaaataatagaaaacatgatttattaattttaattaaaaaatcaacttaaatctaaatcaaacttgaaattaaaattacaaattcaaagagattagtaaaaaaaaaaacaaaaatactattagtcataaaataaaatataaaaataggtGGATTCTAGAATGAGGCATTAACTCTCTTGGAACAACGACGTTcaattttggaattttgaagttcTCTTTGGAAGCGACTTGGCCATTCACGGGAGGGGTTCGGTTTTCGAATTTCATATGAGGAGGTTAAAGGCAACTTTGAGCGACATTGTTCCGGACACTTCGGCTAATGACGACTTCCATTGGAAACTAACTACTAATGGTTGTTTTTCGGTAGCTAGTGTATCCAATTTGATGTCATATGCAAAGGATTTAGCTTGGCCAACTTCTTCTATCAAATTGTTGGAAGTCATTTGGAAGCTTAACATACCGAAAAAGATAAGATTTTCGGTTGAAGATTTTTTATCAATAGACTTCCTCTAAAAGACCTTTTGGCCAATAGAGGCTTGTCTAATGCTACTTCTCTCGATTGCTTGTTTTGTACTAATCATACGGAAACtttggaacatctcttcttccAATGTTTAGTATCGAAAGGAGTTTGAGAAAGAATCTtcctttggttgagaaatgatgTGGAGATTTcttttgaagaattcaagaacttCGGTTGCATTCAAGACAAGGTGAAAGAAGCCAAGACTAGAGttaaacttaatttaatttgGTTGGCTTTAATTTGGAGCATATGGTTAATGAGAAATGCTATTATCTTTGATAATGCCCCTTTTAGCTTCGAAGCGGTAATATCCAACATAATGTTTTACTCTTGGAGAT of the Vicia villosa cultivar HV-30 ecotype Madison, WI unplaced genomic scaffold, Vvil1.0 ctg.001514F_1_1, whole genome shotgun sequence genome contains:
- the LOC131635587 gene encoding probable cyclic nucleotide-gated ion channel 20, chloroplastic translates to MSIIGLGLLLFALLIGNIQNFLQALGRRRLEMQLRGRDVEQWMSHRRLPEHLKRRVRQAERYTWAATRGVPEKMVLENLPEDLVTDIRRHLFKFVNKVRIFSLMDEDEPILDAIRERLVQTTYIKGSKILSQGGLVQKMVFIVRGKLESIGEDGIPVPLTEGDACGEELLRWYLEQSSESKEGKKVKFHGQGLTSDRTVRCLTNVEAFSLRSKDIEEVTTLFARFLRSPRVQGVIRYESPYWRSLAANRIQVAWRYRKKRLSRANTTK